The region AAAGTGATTCTCCATGTCTTACTGCAGTGACCTTTTTCCTAATCTCAATACCATGTCTTACTGCAGTGTGTTTGTTCTCACACATTTTGGCCTCTGACGTGCTAATTACCATGCAATCTATTTTAAATTCCATTATCGTGCTGTTGGAAAAATCTGGGGAATCAAATGGGAAGAATATGCATGTAGGATGCTCCAAAGAGATTGTTCCCTTGGTAAAGAAGCAGCTTGGGTTATCAGCTCATAAGCTGCTAACTTCTGATTTCCCTAATGAAGATACTGAAAATGGATGGCAGAGTAAAGTAAGCTAAAACATTTTTTAACATATAAATGTGCAACGCCTATAAGCATGCATGACTAATTCCTAAGAGGCTAACAAGTTCCATGTTTATTGCTTGTCAGGGTGATCTTATACCAAGGATATTACAAATATACCTCAGGAATAGTGAGTCGACTTCAGTTCTGCTTGATGAGCTGGCTTGCTTGGTGTTGCCTCAGGTGGTCCATCTTGATTTGTTGGGTCATGTTATCAGAGTCGATATCAATTGGGTTGTTGTTCTTTTCGCCTTGGAACactcatttttagaattttattccaTCATTGAAGGTAGCTTCGCTCAAAAGTAAAAGTACCACCCAAGAACTGTCGCATGGGTTTCCAACATTGTGTTCTTCCACTTTCCACTCGTGGTACCGTGTGCTGGTAAGTATCTGATGTCCAGAGCATTTTCAAATATCCGATATTTATTTGTTTTCTCTTGTATTTTTTGGGTTACTAATGCAGCATGAGGAGAATCTTGGGAATTTTAACAAGATGGTAAGTTGTTTTACACATTCTACACTTAGTTGCTAATATTTACCCTACTGTCAGCACTATGTTGCATTTGCTGTCTCTAAACATATTAAAAAGTATCCCTTAATGTTTGAGCAAGTTCTTCCCTCTTCTCCAGATCAAGCAAGCCTTGAAGACTACATCACAATCAGGAGTAGCAGTGGAAAATGTTATGGATGAAATTGTCAAATCAGTAAACGTGTTTGTGTCTCTGACAAATATATGTAAGATTCACGAGAAGGTAAGTTGCAATAAAGTCACTCTTGTAGAGATACTAATATAATTGATTACCTGATGCAATGGAAATGGTGTACTGTGATGTATGAGACTGCTGGTTGAAAATGATGCATCTCACATCGAATCACAAAATATAGGTTGCTATGCATGCAATGGCAGTTAAATATGGGGGGCGATTCATTGATTCATTTCTTAAAGGTGAGAACCTGTGAATTGATAAGCTTTCATATACTTTCATTAGGTGTGTATTCTTATTGCTGCCTTTGAGTGAAAACATGTTCAGTTTAACGCTCCTTTTTATTTTTGCTGCAGCCTTCAACTTTCTGGAGACGCAGTTTGGGCAACGTGGCGAcgatatagttcaaatggtaaataACTGTAAATGTTATTTGTTACTTACTTCTTTTAGCACCACTCAATAGCTGCCTTTTGTCCTGCCAAATTACAGTGGCTGTTTACTGTTAGTACTGACGAGTAAAACTTATGCAGATAAAAGAACTTCAGAAAGCGACAAGAATAATCCAAACTATATGTGCAGAGGCAAAGGTAGAATTGATAACCTTTTAATTCTCACCAGGCACAATCGATAATATTTGATCATCGATGTTCATACCATAAATTATGTGTTCCATGCTTAGAAAAGTATTTTGATGTTTAGGGTTACAAGCGAACAATGATCACGAGCAAGATACCTGCCACAAAGAGATCCATGGAGCGGTTTCTCTTCCAAGTGAAGGCCCTCCTGGAACACTGCTCTAATGTGGAGCGTTGCTGGATTGGTAAACACTGTGATCTGATTTGCAATTTCTTCACAACTATGCCTAGCTATACACAGACTGCAGTTAGCTACGTAGTTAGTACTACTACAACACTATCAGCCATATCTCATTTGGATCTACGATTTTCAGCAATGCCAACTACTTTTCTCCATTTTGTGATAGGTAATCTGAAGCACAAGGATTTGCATGGGCATGTGGTAAGCTCTCAGGTGTATGGCGACGTGGATGACGGCCCAAATGATGCAGAACAAGAACAGATGGAGACTGATCCTGAAACTCCAGCCGACGAAAATGAACATCGTGGATGATGATGAGACAGAAAACGAGGCAACACCATTGGAGGATTGACCTCACACACGGTACCAATCTCGAAATGTCTCCAATGTAATCATATATATTGTCCCACAGATTTTACTCTTGACATGTATGTACAGTACATTGCAATGCACACCGTGCTCCCACGACATACTGAAATGCCAATTCAGAAATGTAAATCAGGGTATCATCTGCTTTGCATAGAAAGCTGGAAGTCTCAATCAGGAATTCAGGACCGCATACACAGGGCATCCTATATACAGATCACCACCATATCTCATTTCATAACATGTTATAACATAAAGCAAGTTCTTGTCACATCATAACAAAAGCCACAAGAACCAAACACGCAAACTCATAGATAGACAAACATGGCTGGAGTAAGGATGAAAGGGAAGCCTAGCATTGGTGCACTGACGACGCTGAGAGCAAGAAACGCATCAGATGGCCTTGGCTGgcgccgcggcggaggcggagagGTCGGCGAGTAGCGGCTCGCTAGTGGGTGGCGCGGTGGAGTTGGCTGCGGGGGAGTCGTCGGGGTCGTAGTTGGGGTCGTAGTTGGGGTCGAGGGCACGGTCCATGGCGCGGCGGCCGGTCTCGAGGCAGGGCTTGCAGGCCATCTCGATGGTGATCCAGCCCAGCACCACCGCCGCGATCGCGATCACCGCGGTCACCACCGCCCCCATCGGATCACAACCCTCCCTTGTGCGACTCGCTGGCCAAACGCGGATCTGGAGGTTGAAGATGACTGACTGGTTACGACAGTTATTAGCCGGCTTGGTTGTCGGACTGGACGAGGATTCTGCCGGCTCGCCGAAGCTTGTGCGGATGGGCTCGCTCGTCTGGACCTGGATTTCTAGTGTACTACTGTACTGGGCCGCTTATTTAAGCTGGGCCGTGGTATTGTACAGTTGGAATGATGGAATAAAGTTAGATGTGTTTCGGAAGTGATCTTCTGAGCGCGAGCACAGGTGCTATCCTCTCCGCTCGTAGGCCTCGTGATCCACAAACACTTGCATATAGGCCCAGGCATTATTCCCGTATAGAGATTGATGAACAGTTTCCCATGGCCACGTCTGCCATGCCGGTCTTGCTCAGACGTCCACAGACAGGGTGGGCCGTTTTGGCGACGATTCTGGGCTGACACTGGCTGCTGCTCATTAATTCTCCGCACCTTACCAATCTTCCCCTCCACGATTCATTTAATCAAGCCCAATCTTTCTCCATGTCGCACCTGAGTTGGCAAAACCGAACCATCTCTGCTCAATTTCGAATTTTGAATCAAACAGAGACAGAGTTTACACACCACGCCATAAATACGTACTCAAGCTTGCATGCATTTTCTATCCCGACCAGGAATTCAGAATGCAATTCTACATGTCTGAAACAAATTCAGAATGCATGTCTTGTTTCACAAAAATTCAGTAATCAGGACACGTTCCTCGTCATGGTAATATGCATCGACAAATTATACAAAAAATTAGAAGTACAGACACGATCATAGTGCTCACAGATTCAGAATGCATGAACATGATGTAAAAACTACGGAAATCAAACATTTGCTTGGTGCGAACACTGATACTCCAACGTCGACACTAGTTTAACACTATTCTTGATCGGCCATTTTTTTTTGTCTTTCCACGCATAACAGGTACCGAATACACTCACCAACCATGAAACAAGAAGCACTTCTACTGAAGGAACTACATGAGTTCTACATTTTTCAGTTCTACAGGTTGTAGCCACTGCTCACATGCCAGTCAACCAGAAATCACCCACTTTGTGGCAGTTGTTCTGCCTGTGATCTTCAATTCCACAATTTTTGCACCTAGCCGGTTTGCAAACAGGTTTCGGGGCATCACCTCGATCAGGGCAGGTTGTCCTCTTGTGCCCTTGCCCGTGAAATATGGTGCAGAACCTGGTTCGTTTGCTCAGCCCCTCGTATGGTGCCTTCTCCCTGCTAGTTGATGGCCACCCAATTTCTTTGTGCTTCTTTGGTGCCAACAGTCCGTTGAGTCTATTCCCACTATCAgttgcagaagtagcatcatcattcACAGTGCCCATGCCTGCAGCCCCACTTGCAACAACCATTGCCTCTTGCGCTGGCTGCTGCtagacaacatctccatgttcagcGATCCTGTCCTCCAATCCTAATCCGTCCCTAATTTCTACAAAAGGCTGCATCTCCACCATTCATGTCCGCTTCTCCTTGTAGTTCTCCTCTGCCTCCTGGTCAAACTGAAGTCTCATGTACTTTTTCACAAACATATGCATCGGACAACCCAGAGGAACATAATTCTTCACCATGTGGTTTGCACTTTCACTTTGCTGAGTACTAGTCATCTTAGCACAGAAAGCACCTTTAAACTACGGCTTCACCCACTTGTGCCTTATTTCATAAAGTTGGGTCATGTAGTCATGAGTCTTTAAATTATATTTATCAGTCAATATCTTCCAAGCATCCTCGAATTCATCGATTGTAAGCATGTGATTCACTACCTTGTGGAACTCTACCTTGAACTCGCTCTTCTTGGTGTACAACGAACCAAGTGATTCCTTCGCTTTTTTAGGACATGCCACTTGCACCATCGGTGCGCCATCTGCGGCATCACATTTTTATGGCGACCTCCATCGAACGGTTTTGATCTGCACAACAACACAAATCATGTTAGATAAGCTTGCTCTCAGAGCATCCTTTCCGAACGTTTGTCACCAAGAGAATTTGTATAGTATAGGTTCGTACCGGTTAGAATTGTCTTAGGTGCACTTCCGCCCATCATCCTAAAGAACTCTGCGAAAACCCACTCAAAGGTCCCCACTTTCTCGTCAAGCACCAAAACCCCGGCCAGGATGATGCTCCAAAAATGATTATTCACACCTAGAGATAGACCAAATGGCATGTTGTACAGGTTTGTTTTGTATGTCGTATCGGAGGTAACTACGTCTCCGAAGAATGTGTACTGCAATCTGATGCTCCCATTTGCCCACATAAGAGTGGTTATCCGACCATCTTTGTCTGCCTGAACTCAGTATGTGAAATGTGGATCTCGTCAACCCAAATCTGCGAAAACCTCCATAGTTTTCCTAACATCATCCTCTCTCTGTTGATTTTACCAGACAGATTCTTCAGAGCTCTTTCTGTGAAAGGTACCTTCTCAATTGAACCAAAAAAACTCCCTATGATGATGTGTACTTTTGCCAGGTTCACATTGTTCTGTCGCAACTGCTCCACCAAGTTCCTGTTGTAGGCATCAATATGCTTGTGCGACGGCCAGTGTATTGTCTGGCCATATGTTGGAGACAATGAATGGTTGTGATGTTCACGATGCTTGGCCATGTACCAACCATTGTCCTTTGATCGTAGGAGTCTTATTAATGCAGGGCACTCGCACCGACACGATCTTGTGTTCTCCACCCCAGCTTTATCCTGCGAATACCGAAGTGGACGCAGCACAAATGACTCAGGTTCCATCACCATGAAGAAATCAGATCGGAGTAATAGACGTTACTACAGGAAGGGTACATATGCTTACCACACATCCACACACAATTTCTTGCATTCATTTTGTCCTCTCCACATGCATTCTACTCTTCCCGTGCCTTATTCCAAAACCCTTCTCCCATGAGTAAAGATTGTAAAAATCGTATGGCTCCCCGAGTGTATCGAAGCTTGTACCAAGTGCTGGGACAATTACAATGTTCCCCGGTTGATCAGCAAACCCCCGTATTGCCTTCTGAAGAGCGCTGGTTCGCCCAAGGCAAGGTGCCCTTCCTGGGGCAGCTGCTCCAATTCTAAACCTGCATTTTTTGATAAATCAACATGTGAGTGCATGTTTTCCATACTAATTTAGAAAACCCGATGACTTACATATGGCTGCATTCATATGTTACAACAGTAATTCACAAGCTCCGAAACTGAAATTTCAGTCCCCTATCTGCTCATATTTGAACCAACTTTCTACATAAGTAATCAACACCGTCAAGCCTTTTTTTTATTCCTGAATTCTCGTGGTACTTCGGGCTACAACAATGGTTATCTACTTCGCATGGCTTAGTACCCTATATGCAACTCAGTTAATGCAAAATTCAGACATTGTAAGCTGGACAACTATTGCAGAAGCAGAACAACCAATTCCTTCAGACTCCCTTTTAGTCGAACATGCAAATTCATCTGTCCCGGGAATTAAGTTAGTAAATCCTATGTTTTAGGTCatttaatgatgaggacatcaatacaattgttacacccacagcccctgctgccatacatacttgaccaattactagagctcgtgcacgccaactaaattaccaggtactttcgtttcttggtaatgattctaatgttcatgagaatatgatgctgcctaaattggatacatttgttttgcttacaaatgaaaggcctagcttggagaaggatgaacattggagcaagaacaagcatggagatgatggcatgcgcaaggggaacaagaacggagttacaagtgatgatttcaggactttgaagccaccataatgggtgcatgaagccttggacgaaatatacaagatgccacttcataaatttcgtcctgaggctattttaggtgctgcgtcaccttattattgggccaggcccatgtaatttcgaaatacataagtataggctatttttagagtccgtatgtgtggggaaacaagagatagggttgatttcggacccctccaccaagggccacgaaattccccccctcttcctccatatatacagcccttagggcatcgtttagactttgggttttgtttagattaaaagttcgccatagctgcaacttcgcgtacttcgtttgtgttcaacgaccagacaaaggcgtcacagaaccccaccttgatcaataaagctttcatcttatattcgcaatatccagattgcaatctcagtttcttgcttgttcttcgtttgctcacaggaaacaaaccctcgtggtcaggttgatcgtgctccggcgtggtcaataacctctcggagttggtttagcgattgctaaggcacgacttcctcgcacgttcgtagtcggatcgtcaaagtcgactgccaccaaagcgatatccatcatctcatcgaaagacgggacacctttgcctctatcaagtggtatcagatttccaggttgctcggtgagattttacaatttttcgtagtttagatcgagtttgttcttcatacctacagtccatgaaaaagccacaaaaaaaattagggttagttcatcatatccgaaccaatctgagcctttgcataatctttttagggttttgctttgttgaatttgcggttgcatcgtcgtg is a window of Triticum dicoccoides isolate Atlit2015 ecotype Zavitan chromosome 2B, WEW_v2.0, whole genome shotgun sequence DNA encoding:
- the LOC119363762 gene encoding uncharacterized protein LOC119363762, which encodes MGAVVTAVIAIAAVVLGWITIEMACKPCLETGRRAMDRALDPNYDPNYDPDDSPAANSTAPPTSEPLLADLSASAAAPAKAI